The following DNA comes from Gadus chalcogrammus isolate NIFS_2021 chromosome 12, NIFS_Gcha_1.0, whole genome shotgun sequence.
CAGAGAATTAATGGTGAAAGCAGCACAAGTCAAGTGACATGAAGAGCAAGACTTCCCTGACACTTCACTTCACTGTCAGTCAATGTGTTTCTCGGCAGCTCCCCCACAGTCACACCCAGTAAACTAATTTCTAGGAGCGCTGTGGGTAGTTGACTGCAGCACAACTGTGGAAGCTGTCACCTCATGCAGATAGATGGCCTTTTGTGTCTGGGGATGGGACGACGAGGCACGTCTGTCCTTGTTGTGTACAGCGTCTGGCTGTCTCTGAGGCCCCACACTCACTCGGCGCTCCGGCGATCAGCAAGCTTGCATGGGTGCACGCCTGGGAAGATTATGGGTGTTTTTGCGCTGGCGGTTATGAATATATAGGGTTGTCAATATGTTGTGACTTTCGTATTGAAAGGATGTTTCTTGTAATACATTTGATGTTTtggcctctctgtctccatctccatTCCCTCTGCCAATGTGTCTCTCCAGGGGTTAAACCAGCTCCATCCTTTTCTCCACCACAGACCAGTTTAAACCGGTTTCGGGGGAAGTGCTTTGTGTAGACCATGGACTCTTTGGAATATCACTTGGAGCTGTGATGATGTCACTGCAGACCAAAAAGCTCTGGAGTCAGCACAGCTGTGGGCTTTTCAGCTATATATGAAATATGCTTTTGCATGCACCAATTCCATAAGAAGGTTGTGTACATATAATGCAATACTTTTACTGCATATATTGTCTTATACCGTTTTTCAGGGAGTTTAGGTGGCCCAACTAGTCTATACATCCGTTTCTGAAAGTGGACTGCTGTTGATGTATGGCTGTGATATAGGGTTGTGTGATATGACGATTgttactattttattttttgtcattCTGACCCTGCTTAACGTTCACTACACGTGAGGGACAAATACAGAAGCAACATGGAGGAGCAGAACCGGGGTCATTTTggggtaggggtcaggggttgaTTTGATGATCATCTTGAAGGGAGGTATGGGCTACTCAGTGTGATTGAATGTTGACGTGTGGGGCTCCGTATGATCAGCGGTTTATTCTGATCTTGTCCGAGTAAGGGTTAATCCACAAATCCAAtgctttgattttttttgtggcggttgcaggcctgtaataagcctCTTTGATTGGAAGGCCTATCGGTCTGTCTACTTGTCAAACTGCACGCATGGCTGGGAAGAACTATTGCTAAAGCGAGCGAGCTAGCTTTGTGTTTTCGGGGAGTATTTTTGGAGGGAGGGCCAGGAGGGTTTCTTTTTCAGTTGGAtatattcaaaatgtattttagtCTGGCTGGTTTCTTCAAGTTGCCTTCTCAAGCTTTAATGTCAATACTGGGATTTAAGGCAGAATTTGGCAGTGACATTAATATTAAGATAATAATCATTGAGTGTTTGGAATAGTGAGTCACCTCCTTCAGACTGTTTGTATTTCTATGTATGTAGTCACACAATTCCCAGCAGTTGTTGGTCATATTTATGTAGAATTTCAgactttcaaatgttttatttttcaataataAATCATATTGTTATCTGGATAACCTGCCGATGGCTCTGTGGTGGGGCTTTGCATGAATTCTCAAGTTGGCTGGAAAGTCAAATTTACAACATCCATCTCTGGTAGCATGCTAACCGTGGCGCTGTAATGTGGAGGTGACCTGAGCGTTGTTGCTGCGAGACATTCTAGCTTGGTTGTATATAGTACCTGACATTGCACTGCAAACTTGGCCTcttgttttgaccacacagcAAAAGTAGCGTGTTATTTTGGTCGATTCGTTTCTAAGCAGCCCCATCACAGCAGTGAGACGCTAAAACGGACCACTAGATAGCAATCAACTTGAGGAGATCTCGCGCCATAAAATGCACACGCATGATGCGCTATCTTACATCTTGCCAAATCAtccaaccccccaaaaaaatcaaaGTTAGGCAGATTTAGGGTAGTACCACAGAGCTTGTGTCGGTATCTAGTCCAGAGTCAGGGTTGTCGCCACTGTCTCGGCGATACTGCCTAAAATGCAGTATTGGTGGAAAAATCAGATACTGGTAACAACTCTAATGGTTGGGGTACCTGGACTACTTTCAGTTAAACGTGGTGTTctcagagggagggagcagccGCGGTGGTGAGCTGTCTGAATGTAGTCCCGGTTCCCTAACCCCTGAATGCCGTGTCCTCCCAGGGAGGGAGCAGCCGGGGTTGGTGGGCTGTCTGAATGTAGTCCACTCCcggtaccctaaccctaacacgtTGTCCTCGCAGGGAGGGAGCAGCCATGTCGGAGGAGGCCGCGCGTCTGACGCGTAGCCAGAAGCGGGCGCTGGAGCGAGACCCACCGGGCCCCGCCGGCTCCCCGGAGGACGGGGAGAGCAAGCGGCTGAAGCTGGAGACGGGGgacccggccgccgccgccatcggCGTCGGCCTCTCGGACGTAGAGGACCCCGATGAGGACGCTGCCTCGGAGGGGACGCCTGACCCGATCCCCAAGGTGCCCGCCAGCCTCCTGAAGACGGGGGAGGTGAAGGCCACCATCAAGGTGGAGGTCCAGACCGGAGACGAGCCGGTGGACATGAGCACAGCGAAAAGGTAAATCTGAGTTTGATGGCAGTGCAACGTTTGATTAATTTATGTTTTGTATGCTGTGAAGCTTTTGTTTTAAGGCTGGAAATGTTTGTTGCTTGTCTTTGGCACATTTACTCTGTTGTTTCATGAAAGCCATCCAACACGAGTAAAATTGTGAGAAACTGAAAAACAAACCTTTCAAAACGTCTGATTTACGTGGAACTTGAGGTCTGGTTGGTTTGTACTTTTGCTTTCTTTAGCAAGAAATTACTTCCTCAGAATGAATTAATTATCTCTGAATCAGTAGAACACAAAGGAAGCCAATGTATTGCATTGTGATTGTTAACAATTTGGAGGGTAGCAGTCAAAAAGTTTTGATGTTAAATGTCCCGTTGAATTATGATCGCAAACAATGAAGTCTTTTTTGGAGTCCTGATTACAAATGTTGTTGCTTGTATCAGCCCGTGAACACTCTGTCTGGACCTAAACTATGGTTTGCGTTCTGGGTTGGTCAGAGTTTGGGATGGATGGAGGTGAAGGCAGGAGGTTCTGGGTGCCAGGCCTAGAAATGGACTGCTGAGCGGTTCTCTCCCAGTGCCGTGAGCATGGACGCAAATTAAGTAAAGGTGGTTTTCACCTCGTCACGTATATGCGTCACTCAAGAAGTCAATGTCTACTTCCTGGTGGACACCTCGTCGTGAAGAACTTTAAGGTTCCTCGGATCTGGTGTCCATTTTATCCCTAAGCAGCACCTGAACTCTGCTCTTCACACAAAATGAAGGCTATGTGTCACAAACTGGTTCTAACCGgctgttgctatggtttccaCATGGGAAGGAGCAGTTGGAGAAAGGAGGGGCCTGCATTGATGGTGGGTGTGTCACATGACCAGACAGAAATGCCTGATGTCATGTGATGTTTTAGTAGGGTGATTAATACACATGGAGGATTGCAGTAAAAGGCACCAAAGGAGGTGATTGAAATGAGTGTCAGTTGGTTTGATATTCGATTGATCACAAGTTCACCTGGTTTAATCCTCCGCATGCATTTTAAATATTTACCCAAAGTCTTTCATGAACCTTTTTAATGAAGCTGAAACTACCAGATTAGTCAGTCTTAAAGATGAAAGTGTATTTAAGAAAATATCTTGGATGTATTGCTTGTCTTCCAATGACCTGTGGTGATCTCAAACCACACTTGGGGAAAGAAAGGCATTTGGAAAATGTAGGCATTTgtacctaaaaaaaaaaaaaaaaaaacaggagtcCATTTAGTATTGCTACAATTTGTAGTATGTGTTTCGTATCAAACGATGAACTAATTGAAGCTTATAGGACTGAAATGATGCGAGGATCATTTAATCAACAGCGTGCAGACTCCATGTGGTAGCAATCAGACTAATGGTTATTGAGGTTCTTTTTAACTTTCTGAGGCAACTCTGTCTATTGGTCTGTCAAAGGTTATCGCAGAAtccttgtgttttgttttaaatgttgcAAAACGTCTTGGCCTGTTTTGAAATATGTCTCGTGAGGAGCGAAGTGTATGGAATGTATAAAGACTGAATTTCAAAGATGAAACGTGCATGAATAATTTGGTGTCTTGAGTGAACGAGGCGAGGTGGCGGTATAAAGTAATGAGTGAGGGTGTGCACAATAGGTTGGCTCCTAGCCATCCATACCCCTCCCCCACACTGTCGCGCGCTCCGGGATCTTCAGCGGACCTCGGCTCCGCTAAGCTCCCTGGCTGTGGTGTCAGCAgccgggggagaggggaggagccgaggcCCAGGATGAGGCTCTGACTAGGCCTCGCCTGAGAACAAGGGCAGGTCTGAGGCCCTGTCTGGATGGTGGTCTGACTCGGGCCTCCAGCCTGACCTGGAACCCTCTCACTCACAAAGACGTGGACAATCTCAGCAGAATCAACATAAATGATGTTGATGGCTGCAGTCCGTTTATTCCACTGGGCTTGGAAATGACATGAAAGTAATCTGCTTCAAATTGCTACCACACCTTTCACAGCCGTAACATTTACCACCAATTTCGGCCTGTTTTCTGGCCACAACCTCATCTTGTTCCAATGACCATTCATTTCTCCAGTCCACCATCCTTAAGCCTTTACAAGTACCTTGCTGGTTAAATTGGAAGAGCTATTCTTCGATCAGGGTGCTGTCCGAGTGTGTTAACACTTGACGCAAATAACCCAAGTGAAATCTTCACACAGCAGTTCTTGGATCAACGCCCTAAAGCAATTTCGGCGATCACAACTGTGGAACCTGATCAACATTTCTTTGTTTGATTTATAAACCCGATGACGTCAGTCTCAAAGACTCAAACTACCCCTCAAGGATATGTGGGACCGCATTCTTGGCATTACTTGAGTCGATGTGAAACATGTCGACCGGTTTAATTTCcatacaattattttatatttaggATTTCACACTGTACGAACACAAAATGTCCTCTGAAGTCTGTTGGTAAAGTGAACGAGCCACTGTATTCTGTCATTACCACAGATGAATATATTCATCATATTGACTGACATTACCACAGAGGACAACAGGAGCTAATGGTGTTGCCCCACAGCTGTCTATAGCCTACCATAAAATGTATTTCATCACAATAACGTCCTATTAAGGAGTTTATGAAACCAAACAAGTCTACTGTCACTGCTGAGGCCGAGAGGACATGTCTTGTCTGATGGCACACCGCAAGACGCATCAGCAAGATGGTAGATGTCAGTCTTTTAAATCGTCAACGTCCGATAACCATATCAACACATGATGTTGAATGATCGGACTGATGAACGGAACCCATGTGGGTGACTGATGCAGATCCGTGTATCAATAGAGGAAACTACGCTAGGTATCGGCCGAGAAAGCAAAAAGGTGTTTATAAGGTGGAGTGGAGAGTATTCAGTGCCATTTCAAATCATACAATACTGCTAATCCAGGATCGAAAATGTCTACGTGGGCAACATGGAGACTTTCGTTTACCTGTGATTCTCAAGATTGTTCCTCGCTCTCCATATTCCCTAGAAGGAAGGAGCCACTGTTCTTGGGCTGGCTGTACAGGATGTCTGTGATGAAGCATGATGTTGTGGAACAATGTCAGGAAATATGAGGACAGTGTGGCAGTGCACGTAATGGGCATTTCTAATTTTTATGTTATGTCCGCTCTGCTCATAACACCATCCCCCTCCGGCGTTTGAGTAAACAGTTTGTAGATCCATAGGCGTCGGGTTCACTCTTCAAAGTCATGGCTGTGTGGATGGCACTAGTAAAGACGACCCTTCAAAGTTGTTGTTCATGTACCAGAAGGAGAACGTGAACTGAAGTACCTTGTCTTTGCTGTTGGGGTCTCTTGGGGGACGGGGAAGTTGTCTGGCAACCAGGGCTTGGGGATTGCCACTTCGTTCCTCGTGATTTCCTGTTGAAAATGAAAGTGTTTGTCGTTTGTTGTATAGTAATATTATACTATCATAACTCCTCCTGACAAGCTTATGGTTGCCTTAAATAACTGATACTACCATATCTGTGTGCCAAGGTCAAGGTGAGGCAATGGCTGTGTACACACACTTGGGTTGCAGTGTGAAGACGCTAGATTAGACGACTAAACCCATGGACCACCAGAAAGTCAAGATAGCTGGGGAaaagttgtttttattttgaaccTGTCTCCCTGCACTGTCCGTTCAAAAGAGCGATGAGGAATAAGATATGGTCCGTGCTTTTGTACATGGATTCAGGCGACACAATCCAATATACTTAACTGAATTGCCAATTTCTCATATTGCAATCCAATATACCCTGGGTAAAATGAGGCAGGAAAACATCTACTGATGGCCCGGATTGGTTGGAATCATGCGTCAACTTGATGACACCCCACTCATTGGTTCGGCTATATAGACCCTCCCTAAAGGAGTGCTGGAGTGCCTGCACATATAGTTTGACAGACTGTATAGAGCAAACTTTAACATTGATTGTAATTCAAATTCCTGTTATTTTTGTTCATTTCTCGGTTGGTTTTCATGGAACAATCCTTGGTTGTGTTAATTATTTTTCCTCATGTTTCCTGTTGGGGGAAGGGAAGGaacatgttttctttgtttcacAAATCGACAATTAAACAGATTAACGTGGCTGATGTTTGTACATGCAGTCAATCAGAGATGACCCATGTACTTTATGACTCAATGTCCGCTATCTTGGGTCAAAAGGAGGGAGTGGCACGTATTTTTTCCGTGCTAATCGATATAGATAAGGGGGTACAGCCAGCTTGTCCCTttgctccctcccccttccgCCATTACAGGGCTATTGATTTCTCGGATCTAACCTCCTTGTGTTCCTGGTTAGCATTGCCCTACTGCAGCGCAGCTGAAACCATAACCCTTGAATGCCCTCTACTGGCATGAGTTCCAAACTGCGCCGATTCCAAGTTCACCCCAAAATGCAGGGCTGTGTTTCGAAGTGGCCtcacctcacctctccctcgCTTTTCCCCGTAGTGAGGTCAAGAAGGAGAGGCAGCCCCCGTCCCCGGACGACGTCATCGTGCTGTCGGACAACGAGCCGGCCAGCCCCGTGATGAACGGCCACTGCTTCACCAAGACGGACACGGATAAACTCATGGTAACTCTTCAGTCTTTTAGGATGTCAATTGacaaccctaaccccaaacGGTTATTAGCGATTTAACGATGGATCTGCCACTGAGCCGTTTTCCGCAGATGTAGGCCCTAAACACGGGATCGGAAATCGATTGTGCACAAGACGCGCCATCATTAGGTTTCAGTCACCGACACGGTTCTGTTATCCAGCCTGACTCTCACAGGGCGCTATTCCCCCAGTGATTGTCGTTTTGATAATGTATGTTTGCACTAAATGTGGTAAACCTAGACTTGTCATTTTTCCCACATCCCTACTTAAGTTTAAACTACTGAAGTATCTCTAACCTGATATGGATCGTGGCTCGCAGTTAATTCCCTCTGCTTTATGTGAAACCAATTTATAGCAAAGGCTTTCCTTTTTTGATACAagtatatattatctatatatgtTTAGATTAAAACGCTGTAATTTAAAAGGTTTCCATAACCATGCTTGAATCTGTCGCAGAGATTTGTTAGGATTTGAGTGTGTTGAGCAGCAGCGTTGGAGGCCTACCCAGTCCAACAGCATCGGGTCGGCCTCTGAAGTGTGTTTTGTCCTCTTCGTGTCCAGAAGAGCAGCCCCGAGGAGAGGGAGCGCATCATCAAGCAGCTCAAGGAAGAGCTGCGACTCCAGGAGGCCAAGCTGGTCCTGCTGAAGAAGCTGCGACAGAGCCAGATCCAGAAGGAGAGCACTGTAcagaaggtacacacacacgcacgcacacacacgaccagACGCTGAGCCACGGAGACGACATCATGCATAGACAAAGATGCCTGATGATCATTGGTTAAACTGATCGACCTGATGCGATCCAAAGTATAaatcttcaaataaaaacagcaactgtgtgtcctgtgtgtacAATCCCAGTCAGCGCCGTGATTGTTTTAGCATTTGCGGGCAAATAACTGCAGGGAACAATTTGGTCAGTGTAAAGGGACCTTTTTATGTGATCAGACATGCATGTTAACACAACGGCAATGTCATGGTAGGCTACGGAAGTCGTATGCATATATCCTTCGTTAGGTTGATAGCGTCATTATCGTGAGCGGCCTATACGAACCAGTTCAATCTCAGAACAACACCGCTGAGCTGGTCCCACGCCACACGGTCACGGTCTGTGTGCTTACAGGTGACAGGCCGTAGCTCAGGTACCGTGATCCCTCCTCCACTGGTGCGGGGCGGGACGCAGCACGTCCCCTCCAAACCCAACTCCCAGATCGTCATGCCACCGCTGCTGAGAGGAGCACAGGTAGGCGTCCGGACCTCGGTAAACATCCACAAACCAGACACCAAACCGTAATCCACTTGAAGCATCTTGAGCAGATGATTGATTCTGTTGTTCAGCCGTTGACGATGTCGTTGACCGCCCGTTCCGTTCCTCCACTGACGTTCTCGTTTCtgtccaccccctctctctccaccccccccccccccgtcggccCCTCAGCCCATCGCCGTGACCCCGCAGCAGATCGCCAGcctccggcagcagcagcagcagcacagcggCTCGGGCCCCCCGCCGCTGCTCCTGGCCCCCCGGGCGTCGGTGCCCAACGTGCAGGTGCAGGGCCAGAGGATCATCCAGCAGGGGCTCCTCCGGGTGGCCAGCGTGGCCAACAACAACGTCATGGTCAACATTCCCCAGGTAGGACGGCCTCCGTGAGCCTCCGTGAGCCGCCGTAGCACCGCTCGTACCGTAGTTGGGCAATGAAGTCATGTTTACACTGATGTGGGTGAGGGATGTTTCGGGGAGACGAGCCGCTTAGCTCTGCTGACTTGTACCTAATGTTCATTTTGTGTATGCCTGCTTATATTGCATCTCATAAATTGTATTATATAGTCACTTACTTTATCATATTTACTgctgctgcttttttttttttaatgcaagcTCTGTTGTAACGCcctcattttttaaatgttttatttattgaaccGCTAAAAAATActacaaacaaaataaagagcAATAAAATGCAAGGAAtgaaataaaacagaaaaatggGATCCTCAGGACACTAAGCAACAAATACGTGACTGAAATAATCCATAACTCCCCTCGGTGATGAATGAagagcctgtctgcctgtctgtcaaaGGCTAACCTCATGCCGCCTCTTGTCCCCAGGCCTCTCCAACCCATATGAAGGGCTCCAACGTCAACTCCAACTCCAACCCCGGCGAGTCTCCAGCCGCCCGGCAGGCCGCTGCCAAGCTGGCGCTGCGCAAACAGCTGGAGAAGACCCTGCTGGAGATCCCTCCGCCCAAACCGCCGGCCCCCGAGTTCAACTTCCTACCGTCGGCCGCCAACAACGAGTTCATCTACCTGTTGGGTCTGGAAGAGGTGGTGCAGAAACTGCTAGAGATGCACGGCAGGGGTAAGCTGCTCCACTTTGCAAagtattctttatttatttatagtttCTTTATTTGTAGAGTTGTTCCGAAGAAAACGATAAAAGTATCTAAAAGGTAGATACCCGATACTACCTTTTAGGCAGTATCGGGAATCATCTCCGACCTAAATGCGTTCGAGCTACCAAGTCAGAAAAATATGGACGCTTGAACACAAGAATACAAATGCATTATAATCAtagattataaataaataaatgtaaattatcTAGTTCCTCTCCCGTCAACAAACAATTTTTTGTCGACAAACTAGTTTTTGTCGACAGTAAGTGAACTGACGCATTGCTGTTATCGTAAGAGAAGCCTTCAATAAGAAAAGTGCTACAAGTACCTACAAAGcgtcttatgccgcttttccactgcatggtaccagctcgacacgactcgactcgactcagctcgccttttttgcgtttccaccgcgatctagtacctcaagtggctgctttttctagtaccgcctcgctctaggttccaagcggctgagccgatgctaaaaggtgacgtcggcagacggccggccactgattggccagagagtgtgacaaagtcacgagagcgacatggcaaccatgctggtaacgatagaacagccatagtagcgccgcagccaacatattccacttcttcaacatgccagctaataatacgaacacgaataccatcgcatcgatgttctccattgttgttatgtgggttctgtccatgtgtgggttacgtaggtgttgtttgcgtcgcgtacaaaaatacgtcacggccctttcgcgcagacgaccccgcccacgtcccggaggtactatttgcggtggaaaagcacccgcgctgctaccgtgtcgagtcgtgtcgtgtcgagtcgagctacatgtgcggtggaaaagcggcatt
Coding sequences within:
- the gatad2ab gene encoding GATA zinc finger domain containing 2Ab isoform X2, whose protein sequence is MSEEAARLTRSQKRALERDPPGPAGSPEDGESKRLKLETGDPAAAAIGVGLSDVEDPDEDAASEGTPDPIPKVPASLLKTGEVKATIKVEVQTGDEPVDMSTAKSEVKKERQPPSPDDVIVLSDNEPASPVMNGHCFTKTDTDKLMSSPEERERIIKQLKEELRLQEAKLVLLKKLRQSQIQKESTVQKVTGRSSGTVIPPPLVRGGTQHVPSKPNSQIVMPPLLRGAQVGVRTSPIAVTPQQIASLRQQQQQHSGSGPPPLLLAPRASVPNVQVQGQRIIQQGLLRVASVANNNVMVNIPQASPTHMKGSNVNSNSNPGESPAARQAAAKLALRKQLEKTLLEIPPPKPPAPEFNFLPSAANNEFIYLLGLEEVVQKLLEMHGRGSLGPAAAMANSLPKEPHTCLQCKTDFTSRWRQEKAGTVLCDQCMSSNQKKALKAEHTNRLKAAFVKALQQEQEIEQRILQQAASSAASSSSSSVSKTTSPSLSKSEQQILVSQQFKQVRAAMQQQHQQHQQHQQHQHQQQHHQQQQQQHRGQSMARHHSAIKTVGQMSRSIQSPVSSRGVAHSYSSAQLQNAAAAAAAAMGNRPVKHPAARPLQQGPKGGATGSGGSNQVHMAAWRKQSGGNTGVPMTYVNPSLAAHKTSSAVERQREYLLDMIPSRSISQTANTWK
- the gatad2ab gene encoding GATA zinc finger domain containing 2Ab isoform X1, with the protein product MSEEAARLTRSQKRALERDPPGPAGSPEDGESKRLKLETGDPAAAAIGVGLSDVEDPDEDAASEGTPDPIPKVPASLLKTGEVKATIKVEVQTGDEPVDMSTAKSEVKKERQPPSPDDVIVLSDNEPASPVMNGHCFTKTDTDKLMKSSPEERERIIKQLKEELRLQEAKLVLLKKLRQSQIQKESTVQKVTGRSSGTVIPPPLVRGGTQHVPSKPNSQIVMPPLLRGAQVGVRTSPIAVTPQQIASLRQQQQQHSGSGPPPLLLAPRASVPNVQVQGQRIIQQGLLRVASVANNNVMVNIPQASPTHMKGSNVNSNSNPGESPAARQAAAKLALRKQLEKTLLEIPPPKPPAPEFNFLPSAANNEFIYLLGLEEVVQKLLEMHGRGSLGPAAAMANSLPKEPHTCLQCKTDFTSRWRQEKAGTVLCDQCMSSNQKKALKAEHTNRLKAAFVKALQQEQEIEQRILQQAASSAASSSSSSVSKTTSPSLSKSEQQILVSQQFKQVRAAMQQQHQQHQQHQQHQHQQQHHQQQQQQHRGQSMARHHSAIKTVGQMSRSIQSPVSSRGVAHSYSSAQLQNAAAAAAAAMGNRPVKHPAARPLQQGPKGGATGSGGSNQVHMAAWRKQSGGNTGVPMTYVNPSLAAHKTSSAVERQREYLLDMIPSRSISQTANTWK
- the gatad2ab gene encoding GATA zinc finger domain containing 2Ab isoform X3 — protein: MSEEAARLTRSQKRALERDPPGPAGSPEDGESKRLKLETGDPAAAAIGVGLSDVEDPDEDAASEGTPDPIPKVPASLLKTGEVKATIKVEVQTGDEPVDMSTAKSEVKKERQPPSPDDVIVLSDNEPASPVMNGHCFTKTDTDKLMKSSPEERERIIKQLKEELRLQEAKLVLLKKLRQSQIQKESTVQKVTGRSSGTVIPPPLVRGGTQHVPSKPNSQIVMPPLLRGAQPIAVTPQQIASLRQQQQQHSGSGPPPLLLAPRASVPNVQVQGQRIIQQGLLRVASVANNNVMVNIPQASPTHMKGSNVNSNSNPGESPAARQAAAKLALRKQLEKTLLEIPPPKPPAPEFNFLPSAANNEFIYLLGLEEVVQKLLEMHGRGSLGPAAAMANSLPKEPHTCLQCKTDFTSRWRQEKAGTVLCDQCMSSNQKKALKAEHTNRLKAAFVKALQQEQEIEQRILQQAASSAASSSSSSVSKTTSPSLSKSEQQILVSQQFKQVRAAMQQQHQQHQQHQQHQHQQQHHQQQQQQHRGQSMARHHSAIKTVGQMSRSIQSPVSSRGVAHSYSSAQLQNAAAAAAAAMGNRPVKHPAARPLQQGPKGGATGSGGSNQVHMAAWRKQSGGNTGVPMTYVNPSLAAHKTSSAVERQREYLLDMIPSRSISQTANTWK